The proteins below are encoded in one region of Engystomops pustulosus chromosome 8, aEngPut4.maternal, whole genome shotgun sequence:
- the FAM117B gene encoding protein FAM117B isoform X1 — MSQQRVTPPVTPANGSTGGAPGSRLQPMRATVPFQLKQHGSPTRTNNNNNGSAQRNSPRSISPGRGSGGTGVESPPAVTSSRSSPTVSTQTGASPTRGHHHHHHHHHHHSHHHHHHHHHQQQQALGSPTSTSPGISSPAADPSTPGAPSSSSSPSPVSLSNVSRSAWQQRSSPESVSPKGDRLPPQPSSPSSSSPSSLIRRTSSLDTLAAPYLSGQWPRDHGQVAPCMKDQSTQTESAWAEEYAEKKKSSHKRSASWGSNEQLKEIAKLRQQLQRSKHSSRHHREKDRQSPFHGNHTAINQTSMSKNVLTPMTIPITKSSGSRFRNSVEGLNQEIEIIIKETGEKEEQLMHGDCSGLPDVNGNITMSFQHLHPEPQDIPDGHRAPPPLSLRSVDTQTPGGNDRGSNNSSRSQSISPASFITISNDCSAVSPCSGDDTHADPRDKENGNHSPFPKYATSPKPNNSYMFKREPPEGCEKVKVFEESAPKPLHEIPPFYCPDKNKVNFIPKSGSAFCLVSILKPLLPNQEIAFKGSGHTLTVPSGIPPSLVQNFSMTSISSSLEQERNSRGTNTLVSPMSLLHPTGQIEEEED; from the exons ATGTCACAGCAGCGGGTGACACCGCCGGTGACTCCCGCTAATGGCAGCACAGGCGGGGCACCGGGCAGCCGCCTGCAGCCCATGAGAGCCACGGTGCCCTTCCAGCTGAAGCAGCACGGCAGCCCGACACGGACCAATAATAACAACAACGGATCCGCCCAGCGCAACTCACCCCGCAGCATCAGCCCCGGCAGAGGGAGCGGGGGCACCGGGGTGGAATCTCCTCCCGCCGTCACCAGCTCCCGGAGCAGCCCCACCGTGTCCACACAGACCGGGGCGTCTCCCACCCGAggccaccatcaccaccaccatcatcatcaccatcattcccatcatcaccaccaccatcatcaccaccagcagcagcaggccctGGGCTCCCCTACCTCAACCTCCCCGGGGATCTCCAGCCCTGCAGCCGACCCCAGCACCCCGGGGGCgccctcgtcctcctcctccccgtctCCGGTGTCCTTGTCCAACGTCAGCAGATCcgcctggcagcagaggagcTCCCCGGAGAGCGTGTCCCCAAAAG GGGATAGACTACCACCACAACCATCATCACCATCTTCATCTAGTCCATCCAGTTTAATACGACGTACATCTTCCCTAGATACCCTGGCTGCTCCGTACCTCTCTGGACAGTGGCCCCGAGACCATGGACAAGTGGCTCCCTGCATGAAAGATCAATCAACACAG ACTGAGAGTGCTTGGGCCGAGGAGTACGCTGAAAAGAAGAAAAGCTCTCACAAGCGATCTGCATCCTGGGGCAGCAACGAGCAGTTGAAAGAG ATTGCAAAGTTACGCCAGCAGCTTCAAAGGAGTAAACACAGCAGCAGACACCATCGGGAGAAGGACAGGCAGTCTCCATTCCATGGAAACCACACTGCTATTAACCAG ACCTCAATGTCAAAGAATGTACTCACTCCAATGACCATACCCATCACCAAATCGTCTGGCTCAAGGTTTCGGAACAGCGTGGAAGGGCTAAACCAAGAGATTGAAATCATCATTAAGGAAACCGGAGAGAAGGAAGAACAACTCATG CATGGAGACTGTTCAGGCCTTCCTGATGTCAATGGGAACATTACAATGAGTTTCCAGCATCTGCACCCCGAG ccACAAGATATTCCAGATGGACACCGTGCTCCCCCACCTCTCTCTCTACGGAGTGTAGATACACAGACGCCTGGAGGAAATGACCGTGGAAGCAACAACAGCAGCCGCTCCCAGTCCATATCCCCTGCCTCCTTCATAACCATATCAAATGATTGTAGCGCGGTGAGCCCGTGTTCAGGCGATGACACACATGCAGATCCCAGAGACAAAG AAAATGGAAACCACTCTCCCTTTCCCAAGTATGCAACATCTCCAAAACCGAACAACAGCTACATGTTCAAGCGAGAGCCGCCTGAAGGCTGTGAAAAGGTTAAAGTTTTTGAGGAAAGCGC GCCAAAGCCATTACATGAAATCCCTCCTTTCTACTGCCCAGACAAGAACAAAGTGAACTTTATCCCAAAGAGTGGATCTGCCTTCTGCCTCGTCAGCATCCTCAAGCCTCTTCTGCCAAATCAGGAAATTGCTTTTAAAGGCTCGGGCCACACCCTGACTGTTCCTTCTGGTATCCCTCCTTCATTAGTTCAAAATTTTAGCATGACCTCCATATCCTCAAGCCTAGAACAAGAACGTAATTCTCGCGGTACTAATACTCTTGTGTCTCCCATGTCTCTGCTGCACCCTACTGGCCAgattgaggaggaggaggactaa
- the FAM117B gene encoding protein FAM117B isoform X2, with protein MSQQRVTPPVTPANGSTGGAPGSRLQPMRATVPFQLKQHGSPTRTNNNNNGSAQRNSPRSISPGRGSGGTGVESPPAVTSSRSSPTVSTQTGASPTRGHHHHHHHHHHHSHHHHHHHHHQQQQALGSPTSTSPGISSPAADPSTPGAPSSSSSPSPVSLSNVSRSAWQQRSSPESVSPKGDRLPPQPSSPSSSSPSSLIRRTSSLDTLAAPYLSGQWPRDHGQVAPCMKDQSTQTESAWAEEYAEKKKSSHKRSASWGSNEQLKEIAKLRQQLQRSKHSSRHHREKDRQSPFHGNHTAINQTSMSKNVLTPMTIPITKSSGSRFRNSVEGLNQEIEIIIKETGEKEEQLMPQDIPDGHRAPPPLSLRSVDTQTPGGNDRGSNNSSRSQSISPASFITISNDCSAVSPCSGDDTHADPRDKENGNHSPFPKYATSPKPNNSYMFKREPPEGCEKVKVFEESAPKPLHEIPPFYCPDKNKVNFIPKSGSAFCLVSILKPLLPNQEIAFKGSGHTLTVPSGIPPSLVQNFSMTSISSSLEQERNSRGTNTLVSPMSLLHPTGQIEEEED; from the exons ATGTCACAGCAGCGGGTGACACCGCCGGTGACTCCCGCTAATGGCAGCACAGGCGGGGCACCGGGCAGCCGCCTGCAGCCCATGAGAGCCACGGTGCCCTTCCAGCTGAAGCAGCACGGCAGCCCGACACGGACCAATAATAACAACAACGGATCCGCCCAGCGCAACTCACCCCGCAGCATCAGCCCCGGCAGAGGGAGCGGGGGCACCGGGGTGGAATCTCCTCCCGCCGTCACCAGCTCCCGGAGCAGCCCCACCGTGTCCACACAGACCGGGGCGTCTCCCACCCGAggccaccatcaccaccaccatcatcatcaccatcattcccatcatcaccaccaccatcatcaccaccagcagcagcaggccctGGGCTCCCCTACCTCAACCTCCCCGGGGATCTCCAGCCCTGCAGCCGACCCCAGCACCCCGGGGGCgccctcgtcctcctcctccccgtctCCGGTGTCCTTGTCCAACGTCAGCAGATCcgcctggcagcagaggagcTCCCCGGAGAGCGTGTCCCCAAAAG GGGATAGACTACCACCACAACCATCATCACCATCTTCATCTAGTCCATCCAGTTTAATACGACGTACATCTTCCCTAGATACCCTGGCTGCTCCGTACCTCTCTGGACAGTGGCCCCGAGACCATGGACAAGTGGCTCCCTGCATGAAAGATCAATCAACACAG ACTGAGAGTGCTTGGGCCGAGGAGTACGCTGAAAAGAAGAAAAGCTCTCACAAGCGATCTGCATCCTGGGGCAGCAACGAGCAGTTGAAAGAG ATTGCAAAGTTACGCCAGCAGCTTCAAAGGAGTAAACACAGCAGCAGACACCATCGGGAGAAGGACAGGCAGTCTCCATTCCATGGAAACCACACTGCTATTAACCAG ACCTCAATGTCAAAGAATGTACTCACTCCAATGACCATACCCATCACCAAATCGTCTGGCTCAAGGTTTCGGAACAGCGTGGAAGGGCTAAACCAAGAGATTGAAATCATCATTAAGGAAACCGGAGAGAAGGAAGAACAACTCATG ccACAAGATATTCCAGATGGACACCGTGCTCCCCCACCTCTCTCTCTACGGAGTGTAGATACACAGACGCCTGGAGGAAATGACCGTGGAAGCAACAACAGCAGCCGCTCCCAGTCCATATCCCCTGCCTCCTTCATAACCATATCAAATGATTGTAGCGCGGTGAGCCCGTGTTCAGGCGATGACACACATGCAGATCCCAGAGACAAAG AAAATGGAAACCACTCTCCCTTTCCCAAGTATGCAACATCTCCAAAACCGAACAACAGCTACATGTTCAAGCGAGAGCCGCCTGAAGGCTGTGAAAAGGTTAAAGTTTTTGAGGAAAGCGC GCCAAAGCCATTACATGAAATCCCTCCTTTCTACTGCCCAGACAAGAACAAAGTGAACTTTATCCCAAAGAGTGGATCTGCCTTCTGCCTCGTCAGCATCCTCAAGCCTCTTCTGCCAAATCAGGAAATTGCTTTTAAAGGCTCGGGCCACACCCTGACTGTTCCTTCTGGTATCCCTCCTTCATTAGTTCAAAATTTTAGCATGACCTCCATATCCTCAAGCCTAGAACAAGAACGTAATTCTCGCGGTACTAATACTCTTGTGTCTCCCATGTCTCTGCTGCACCCTACTGGCCAgattgaggaggaggaggactaa
- the FAM117B gene encoding protein FAM117B isoform X3: MSQQRVTPPVTPANGSTGGAPGSRLQPMRATVPFQLKQHGSPTRTNNNNNGSAQRNSPRSISPGRGSGGTGVESPPAVTSSRSSPTVSTQTGASPTRGHHHHHHHHHHHSHHHHHHHHHQQQQALGSPTSTSPGISSPAADPSTPGAPSSSSSPSPVSLSNVSRSAWQQRSSPESVSPKDTLAAPYLSGQWPRDHGQVAPCMKDQSTQTESAWAEEYAEKKKSSHKRSASWGSNEQLKEIAKLRQQLQRSKHSSRHHREKDRQSPFHGNHTAINQTSMSKNVLTPMTIPITKSSGSRFRNSVEGLNQEIEIIIKETGEKEEQLMHGDCSGLPDVNGNITMSFQHLHPEPQDIPDGHRAPPPLSLRSVDTQTPGGNDRGSNNSSRSQSISPASFITISNDCSAVSPCSGDDTHADPRDKENGNHSPFPKYATSPKPNNSYMFKREPPEGCEKVKVFEESAPKPLHEIPPFYCPDKNKVNFIPKSGSAFCLVSILKPLLPNQEIAFKGSGHTLTVPSGIPPSLVQNFSMTSISSSLEQERNSRGTNTLVSPMSLLHPTGQIEEEED, encoded by the exons ATGTCACAGCAGCGGGTGACACCGCCGGTGACTCCCGCTAATGGCAGCACAGGCGGGGCACCGGGCAGCCGCCTGCAGCCCATGAGAGCCACGGTGCCCTTCCAGCTGAAGCAGCACGGCAGCCCGACACGGACCAATAATAACAACAACGGATCCGCCCAGCGCAACTCACCCCGCAGCATCAGCCCCGGCAGAGGGAGCGGGGGCACCGGGGTGGAATCTCCTCCCGCCGTCACCAGCTCCCGGAGCAGCCCCACCGTGTCCACACAGACCGGGGCGTCTCCCACCCGAggccaccatcaccaccaccatcatcatcaccatcattcccatcatcaccaccaccatcatcaccaccagcagcagcaggccctGGGCTCCCCTACCTCAACCTCCCCGGGGATCTCCAGCCCTGCAGCCGACCCCAGCACCCCGGGGGCgccctcgtcctcctcctccccgtctCCGGTGTCCTTGTCCAACGTCAGCAGATCcgcctggcagcagaggagcTCCCCGGAGAGCGTGTCCCCAAAAG ATACCCTGGCTGCTCCGTACCTCTCTGGACAGTGGCCCCGAGACCATGGACAAGTGGCTCCCTGCATGAAAGATCAATCAACACAG ACTGAGAGTGCTTGGGCCGAGGAGTACGCTGAAAAGAAGAAAAGCTCTCACAAGCGATCTGCATCCTGGGGCAGCAACGAGCAGTTGAAAGAG ATTGCAAAGTTACGCCAGCAGCTTCAAAGGAGTAAACACAGCAGCAGACACCATCGGGAGAAGGACAGGCAGTCTCCATTCCATGGAAACCACACTGCTATTAACCAG ACCTCAATGTCAAAGAATGTACTCACTCCAATGACCATACCCATCACCAAATCGTCTGGCTCAAGGTTTCGGAACAGCGTGGAAGGGCTAAACCAAGAGATTGAAATCATCATTAAGGAAACCGGAGAGAAGGAAGAACAACTCATG CATGGAGACTGTTCAGGCCTTCCTGATGTCAATGGGAACATTACAATGAGTTTCCAGCATCTGCACCCCGAG ccACAAGATATTCCAGATGGACACCGTGCTCCCCCACCTCTCTCTCTACGGAGTGTAGATACACAGACGCCTGGAGGAAATGACCGTGGAAGCAACAACAGCAGCCGCTCCCAGTCCATATCCCCTGCCTCCTTCATAACCATATCAAATGATTGTAGCGCGGTGAGCCCGTGTTCAGGCGATGACACACATGCAGATCCCAGAGACAAAG AAAATGGAAACCACTCTCCCTTTCCCAAGTATGCAACATCTCCAAAACCGAACAACAGCTACATGTTCAAGCGAGAGCCGCCTGAAGGCTGTGAAAAGGTTAAAGTTTTTGAGGAAAGCGC GCCAAAGCCATTACATGAAATCCCTCCTTTCTACTGCCCAGACAAGAACAAAGTGAACTTTATCCCAAAGAGTGGATCTGCCTTCTGCCTCGTCAGCATCCTCAAGCCTCTTCTGCCAAATCAGGAAATTGCTTTTAAAGGCTCGGGCCACACCCTGACTGTTCCTTCTGGTATCCCTCCTTCATTAGTTCAAAATTTTAGCATGACCTCCATATCCTCAAGCCTAGAACAAGAACGTAATTCTCGCGGTACTAATACTCTTGTGTCTCCCATGTCTCTGCTGCACCCTACTGGCCAgattgaggaggaggaggactaa